Proteins encoded by one window of Leptospira stimsonii:
- the pyk gene encoding pyruvate kinase, protein MKSESSVFRKTKIICTIGPATAEKKMIQALAEAGMNVARLNMSHGNHEFHRNIIRNIKALNKDVLKNPIAILLDTQGPEIRTGDLQVDHLDLKVGETFTFHIIPGEESEEQSVFVNYKDIVKDLKVGDPVTVDNGLINLVVEEINDFALKCKVLDGGRLGSRKHINLPGIRVNLPSITAKDQKDILFGLEEDVDFIALSFVRSVEDINQLKKIIDDNKGHAQIIAKIEDQEAVRNMKEIVAASDGVMVARGDLGVEVPIEELPILQRAIIKECALRGKRVIVATHLLESMINNPSPTRAEVTDVANAVYEEADAIMLSGETAAGKFPVRCVEMMDKIAQRVERTGGVDYVREKIPQDKKEQMAKSASELADSLKCPAIIVITRRGTTALNVAGFHPYYPLIYAFTNMTTVRRKLWLTRGVIPYRIDFSRDPEKTIRLAIETLKKAGRLEDGDQVVILSDIIAGEDRVETIQIREVKTYPAIEAEALSK, encoded by the coding sequence ATGAAGAGCGAATCCTCTGTTTTTAGAAAAACCAAAATTATTTGTACCATTGGACCTGCGACCGCCGAGAAAAAAATGATTCAAGCGCTGGCGGAAGCCGGGATGAATGTGGCGCGTTTGAATATGTCCCACGGGAATCATGAGTTTCATAGAAACATCATCCGAAATATCAAAGCCCTCAACAAAGACGTTCTTAAAAATCCGATCGCGATTCTACTCGATACACAAGGCCCTGAAATCAGAACGGGAGATCTTCAGGTGGACCATCTTGATCTCAAGGTTGGAGAAACGTTCACGTTTCATATTATTCCCGGAGAAGAATCCGAGGAACAATCCGTATTCGTAAACTATAAGGACATCGTAAAGGATCTCAAAGTAGGAGACCCGGTCACCGTAGACAACGGTTTGATCAATCTTGTCGTGGAAGAAATCAACGACTTCGCTTTAAAGTGTAAGGTTTTGGACGGGGGAAGGCTCGGCTCCAGAAAACACATCAATCTTCCCGGAATCCGAGTGAATCTTCCTTCGATTACCGCTAAGGATCAGAAAGATATTCTTTTCGGTTTGGAAGAAGACGTGGACTTTATCGCTCTTTCCTTTGTGCGCTCCGTCGAGGACATCAATCAATTAAAGAAGATCATCGACGATAATAAGGGCCACGCACAGATCATCGCAAAGATCGAAGATCAGGAAGCGGTTCGAAATATGAAAGAGATCGTCGCGGCCTCGGATGGTGTGATGGTAGCGAGAGGGGATTTGGGTGTAGAAGTCCCGATCGAAGAACTTCCGATCTTACAAAGAGCTATTATCAAAGAATGTGCGCTTCGCGGTAAAAGAGTGATCGTCGCGACCCACCTTTTGGAGTCGATGATCAACAACCCTTCTCCTACGAGAGCGGAAGTTACCGACGTCGCGAACGCAGTATATGAGGAGGCGGACGCTATTATGCTTTCCGGTGAGACTGCCGCTGGTAAATTTCCCGTTCGTTGTGTGGAGATGATGGATAAGATCGCACAACGTGTCGAACGGACCGGCGGTGTCGACTATGTGAGGGAAAAAATTCCTCAGGATAAAAAGGAACAAATGGCGAAGTCCGCTTCGGAACTTGCGGATTCTCTCAAGTGCCCCGCGATCATCGTTATCACGAGGAGAGGAACGACGGCTTTGAATGTGGCCGGCTTTCATCCTTACTACCCGTTGATCTACGCCTTTACCAATATGACAACGGTTAGACGAAAGCTATGGTTGACTCGAGGTGTAATTCCCTATCGTATCGATTTCTCCAGAGATCCTGAAAAAACGATTCGTCTTGCGATTGAAACCTTAAAAAAAGCGGGAAGGCTCGAAGACGGAGATCAGGTAGTGATTCTATCCGATATCATCGCGGGCGAGGACAGAGTGGAAACGATTCAGATTCGAGAAGTCAAGACCTATCCGGCAATCGAAGCGGAAGCCCTGTCCAAATAA